From a region of the Paenibacillus sp. R14(2021) genome:
- a CDS encoding DUF3906 family protein: protein MFLYKIEIEMEDTSAHLILLAETDEKAFSVVDSHVARHYIKMPILKSVAIVEKKRTEAGSGYLIPQQ from the coding sequence ATGTTTCTGTACAAGATTGAAATTGAAATGGAAGACACCTCAGCCCATCTGATTCTCCTTGCCGAGACCGACGAGAAGGCGTTCTCCGTCGTGGACAGCCATGTCGCCAGACATTACATAAAAATGCCGATTTTGAAATCCGTAGCCATTGTAGAAAAGAAGCGTACGGAAGCAGGCTCGGGGTATTTGATCCCGCAGCAGTAA
- a CDS encoding NADPH-dependent FMN reductase, which produces MRITIIAGATRRDSTSAMLSYYIAALMRAEGHEAEVFDLRVKPLPLYNDDIEEMHPFTSELQDAVFHSDAVVLSTPEFHGSMSGVLKNALDHLSSDQFDGKAVLSISAAGGSVGVSSLQHLQTIVRNLHGINCPEWISIGGAQRQFNGDGTPALPDVQKRVNRTVSYFLQLASKQRS; this is translated from the coding sequence ATGCGAATTACAATCATAGCCGGAGCCACTCGGCGCGATTCCACAAGCGCCATGCTATCATATTACATTGCAGCCTTAATGCGAGCTGAAGGTCATGAGGCCGAGGTGTTCGATTTGCGCGTGAAGCCGCTGCCGCTGTACAACGACGATATCGAGGAGATGCATCCCTTTACGTCGGAGCTGCAGGATGCGGTCTTTCACAGCGATGCGGTCGTGCTCAGCACGCCGGAATTTCACGGAAGCATGAGCGGCGTGTTGAAGAATGCGCTGGACCACTTAAGTTCGGATCAATTTGACGGCAAAGCGGTGCTCTCGATAAGCGCTGCCGGCGGATCCGTAGGGGTCAGTTCCTTACAACATCTGCAAACGATTGTTCGAAACTTACATGGTATTAACTGCCCGGAGTGGATATCGATCGGCGGGGCGCAGCGTCAATTCAATGGCGACGGCACGCCTGCATTGCCGGATGTGCAGAAGCGGGTGAACCGTACGGTATCGTATTTCTTGCAGCTAGCATCCAAACAGCGCAGTTAA
- a CDS encoding putative glycoside hydrolase: protein MDAIISTLLLLFHVLTGSTSGAGTQTASTHQLLADLLTAPAVKLQPGALALSGTTTDTGKPAVAPTNGNTGNAFVKHDPQPDAPKVKGIYVTAHSAGGTRMDSLLKLLDDTDLNSMVIDIKDDNGYITYPTANPELLKLGKPQKYIRDMPLLMERLKKHNVYPIGRIVVFKDTVLARSHPELSFRRKDGSVWANGKGDSFVNAYKKEVWDYNIAVAKEAAKMGFKEIQFDYVRFPEGFEKKADSLIFDKTKASRVDTIAAFVDYAKSKLEPLGVRVSVDIFGYAASVPAAEGIGQDFVKISKHVDVISPMIYPSHYSTGWFGVKDPDTNPYATIQGAMKDTHKKLDPIGSFKPVIRPWIQDFTASWLGKGHYIKYGKPQVDAQIKALQDAGVQEYLLWNANNHYTADAKF from the coding sequence GCAATTATTTCGACTTTATTACTGTTGTTTCATGTTTTGACAGGATCTACTTCCGGAGCCGGAACACAAACCGCCTCCACCCATCAACTGCTGGCCGACTTGTTAACCGCGCCGGCCGTTAAACTTCAGCCTGGCGCCCTCGCGCTCTCTGGAACCACGACCGACACAGGAAAACCGGCAGTTGCCCCGACGAACGGAAATACCGGCAATGCCTTCGTCAAGCATGACCCACAGCCTGACGCGCCCAAAGTCAAGGGCATTTACGTGACCGCGCACAGCGCAGGCGGTACCCGCATGGATTCGCTGCTCAAGCTGCTTGACGACACGGATCTCAACAGCATGGTCATCGATATCAAAGACGATAACGGTTATATTACGTACCCTACTGCGAACCCAGAGCTGCTCAAGCTCGGCAAACCGCAGAAGTATATTCGCGATATGCCCTTATTAATGGAACGGTTGAAGAAGCATAACGTGTATCCTATCGGCAGAATTGTCGTCTTCAAAGATACCGTGCTTGCCCGCAGTCATCCGGAACTGTCGTTCCGACGCAAGGACGGCTCGGTCTGGGCGAACGGTAAAGGCGACAGCTTCGTCAATGCCTACAAGAAGGAAGTATGGGACTATAACATTGCCGTCGCTAAAGAAGCTGCCAAAATGGGCTTCAAGGAAATTCAGTTCGACTATGTGCGGTTTCCCGAAGGTTTCGAGAAAAAGGCGGACTCCCTCATCTTCGACAAAACGAAAGCTTCCCGCGTGGATACGATTGCAGCCTTCGTCGACTATGCCAAGTCAAAGCTTGAGCCTCTAGGCGTGCGGGTGTCCGTCGATATCTTCGGTTATGCAGCATCGGTGCCTGCAGCGGAAGGCATCGGTCAGGATTTCGTAAAAATCTCCAAACATGTTGACGTGATCTCGCCGATGATCTATCCGAGCCATTACAGCACCGGCTGGTTCGGCGTGAAGGACCCGGATACGAACCCCTATGCGACGATTCAAGGCGCAATGAAGGATACGCACAAGAAACTGGATCCGATCGGTTCGTTCAAGCCGGTCATACGGCCATGGATTCAAGACTTTACGGCAAGCTGGCTCGGTAAAGGCCATTATATCAAATACGGCAAACCGCAAGTGGACGCTCAGATTAAAGCGCTTCAAGACGCCGGCGTACAGGAATACTTGCTATGGAACGCAAATAATCATTACACGGCTGATGCAAAATTCTAA